One part of the Megachile rotundata isolate GNS110a chromosome 16, iyMegRotu1, whole genome shotgun sequence genome encodes these proteins:
- the LOC100883053 gene encoding sodium-independent sulfate anion transporter isoform X2, with translation MNGSPRTRENNELARCDINRYAKRRLPILSWLTTYKLPWLPQDALAGFTVGLTAIPQGIAYGVVAGLSPEYGLYASFMASFVYIVFGSCKSITIGPTAIMATMVQPLVVAYGPDIAVLLTFLKGCMIALLGLFHLGFLLSFISLPVITGFTAAASINIAASQFKSLLGIPGRSEDLVDALDAIFSNLEKIRYQDTLLGVVTIAVLVLFKHLPGRRTGNWIQKIAWVVTLARNAIVVVVGTALAYIFFVNEQTPFVLTGTLGEGLPPFGPPPFSIIANNRTYDFIETTTAMGTTLFFVPVVSAIEHMAIAKAFAMGKSLDATQEMLALGLCNMFGSFVRSMPVTGSFTRTAVNHSSGVKTTFGGLFTGCLVLLASSLLTSTFRFIPKATLAAVIICAMYYMLDFKTYALLWRARKVDFFLMLITFLFCVFLKLEWGILIGIVLNLVILLYFSTRFTVQTEVEQTGDKALIRVTPEETIAFPAAEDFRARIMKLSENNSSNVVLDCKNLKRIDVTVAKNLKLLSNDLQLRGRAINCVNCRDNVEVVLKAIAPDTQSGPSGDQNLYH, from the exons ATGAATGGAAGTCCGAGAACGCGAGAAAATAACGAAC TGGCTCGTTGCGACATAAACCGGTATGCAAAACGAAGACTTCCAATTCTATCGTGGTTGACGACGTACAAGCTCCCGTGGTTGCCTCAAGATGCCTTGGCTGGCTTCACGGTTGGCCTCACGGCGATTCCTCAAGGTATCGCGTACGGTGTCGTTGCCGGACTAAGTCCAGAG TATGGCCTATACGCTTCCTTTATGGCATCGTTCGTGTACATTGTGTTCGGTTCCTGCAAGAGTATCACCATCGGTCCTACAGCCATTATGGCAACAATGGTGCAACCTCTGGTAGTCGCTTATGGGCCAGACATAGCGGTGCTGCTAACGTTTTTAAAGGGTTGCATGATCGCGTTGCTCGGTCTTTTTCACCTGG GTTTTCTGTTGAGTTTCATTTCGCTACCTGTAATTACGGGCTTCACGGCTGCAGCTTCGATTAACATCGCGGCTTCGCAGTTTAAATCGTTATTAGGCATTCCTGGTAGAAGCGAGGATTTGGTGGATGCCTTGGATGCGATCTTTAGCAATCTGGAGAAAATCCGATATCAAGACACGTTATTAGGCGTTGTAACGATAGCGGTGCTGGTCTTATTCAAG CATTTGCCCGGACGACGAACTGGTAATTGGATACAAAAAATTGCATGGGTCGTTACTCTGGCGCGTAACGCTATAGTGGTCGTCGTGGGAACTGCCCTGGCATACATATTCTTCGTCAATGAACAGACACCCTTTGTGCTGACCG GGACGTTGGGAGAGGGACTGCCACCGTTTGGACCACCGCCTTTCTCGATAATTGCCAATAACCGCACATACGATTTCATCGAAACGACCACTGCCATGGGGACTACGCTCTTTTTCGTTCCAGTAGTGTCAGCCATCGAACACATGGCCATAGCGAAAGCTTTCG CGATGGGAAAATCTTTGGATGCCACGCAAGAGATGCTCGCTTTGGGACTGTGCAACATGTTTGGCtcgttcgttcgatcgatgCCGGTTACCGGTTCTTTCACTCGAACTGCGGTCAATCATTCGTCCGGAGTGAAAACTACGTTCGGAGGTTTATTCACAG GTTGCCTCGTGTTGCTCGCATCCAGCTTGTTGACGTCGACGTTTCGTTTCATTCCTAAAGCCACTCTGGCCGCAGTTATCATATGCGCCATGTACTATATGCTCGACTTTAAAACGTACGCTCTATTGTGGCGTGCCAGAA AAGTGGACTTTTTCTTGATGTTGATTACGTTCCTGTTCTGCGTTTTTCTCAAACTCGAATGGGGAATCCTTATCGGAATAGTTTTGAATCTGGTAATATTGCTGTACTTCTCGACGCGATTTACCGTTCAAACCGAAGTCGAACAG ACAGGGGATAAAGCTTTGATACGCGTTACTCCCGAAGAAACTATCGCCTTCCCAGCAGCGGAGGATTTCCGAGCCCGCATAATGAAACTGTCGGAGAATAACTCCTCCAACGTTGTACTCGACTGCAAGAATTTGAAGAGGATCGACGTAACCGTAGCAAAG AATCTGAAGCTATTGTCCAACGATCTACAACTCCGTGGACGCGCGATCAATTGTGTAAATTGCCGTGATAACGTCGAAGTTGTATTGAAGGCTATCGCTCCGGACACCCAATCTGGACCATCGGGTGATCAAAATCTATATCATTGA
- the LOC100882832 gene encoding trissin receptor isoform X1, protein MYEIYANETLEGNDTLPRNVSLYEEYIFDRTDVKVIFITLYSIVFVCCFLGNSLVILVVTFSRRLRGVTNFFLANLAMADFCVGIFCVYQTLTNYLTNSWLLGDFLCKVYMFVHALSYTASILILVVVCVERYLAIVYPIKCRSVLTRRRLRLVIGVVWVVAAIYASPRFFYVETMKNRLISGDVDIICLANIRKHNKALLDAVNLVFLYLVPLALMCCLYSRLAIGLWRSSTAIDDTDSTDKTGKGKTRRVHASSRNVLRARRGVIRMLIAVVTTFAICNLPQQARIAWGYWDSSYDRTSDFSTLLTLSTFLISYANSCLNPLLYAFLSRNFQKGTRELFACYGKTRKRGSSIALTMGCTGGDAPTRRDNAPNANLPRSSFGRTSSDQYGA, encoded by the exons ATGTACGAAATTTATGCCAACGAAACTTTGGAAGGCAACGATACACTTCCGCGCAACGTATCTCTGTACGAGGAATACATCTTCGATAGAACCGACGTGAAAGTgatttttattacgctttacAGCATCGTATTCGTCTGCTGCTTCCTCG GTAATTCGTTGGTGATCTTGGTGGTTACGTTCTCCCGAAGATTACGGGGTGTAACGAACTTCTTCCTAGCGAACTTGGCCATGGCCGATTTCTGCGTCGGTATCTTTTGCGTGTACCAAACCCTGACCAACTATTTGACGAACAGCTGGCTACTCGGCGACTTTCTTTGCAAAGTTTACATGTTCGTTCACGCGCTCTCCTACACAGCGAGCATATTGATCTTGGTGGTAGTCTGCGTGGAGCGTTATTTGGCCATCGTTTACCCGATCAAATGCAGATCCGTGCTCACAAGGCGTCGACTGCGACTCGTGATAGGAGTCGTTTGGGTCGTGGCAGCGATCTACGCTTCACCCAGGTTCTTCTACGTGGAAACCATGAAAAATCGCTTAATCTCCGGCGACGTGGATATCATCTGCTTGGCTAACATCAGGAAACACAACAAGGCTCTCCTGGACGCGGTGAACCTCGTGTTTCTTTACCTCGTTCCGCTCGCGCTCATGTGTTGCTTGTATTCGAGGTTGGCGATAGGCTTGTGGAGAAGCAGCACCGCTATCGACGACACAGATTCGACGGACAAAACTGGAAAGGGTAAAACGCGTCGCGTTCACGCCTCCAGCAGAAACGTCCTACGAGCCAGACGAGGCGTCATCAG AATGTTGATCGCCGTGGTGACGACTTTCGCCATCTGCAACTTGCCGCAACAAGCAAGAATCGcttggggatattgggactcGAGTTACGATCGTACCTCGGACTTTAGCACTCTTCTAACTCTGTCGACTTTCCTGATTTCCTATGCAAACTCTTGCCTGAATCCTCTGCTGTACGCTTTCCTGTCCCGTAATTTTCAAAAAGGAACGAGGGAACTTTTCGCCTGTTACGGAAAAACGAGAAAACGCGGAAGTTCCATCGCTTTGACAATGGGATGTACCGGAGGAGACGCACCGACGCGTCGCGACAATGCTCCGAACGCTAATCTTCCTCGCAGTTCTTTTGGTCGGACTAGTTCTGACCAATATGGTGCATGA
- the LOC100882832 gene encoding trissin receptor isoform X2 has protein sequence MADFCVGIFCVYQTLTNYLTNSWLLGDFLCKVYMFVHALSYTASILILVVVCVERYLAIVYPIKCRSVLTRRRLRLVIGVVWVVAAIYASPRFFYVETMKNRLISGDVDIICLANIRKHNKALLDAVNLVFLYLVPLALMCCLYSRLAIGLWRSSTAIDDTDSTDKTGKGKTRRVHASSRNVLRARRGVIRMLIAVVTTFAICNLPQQARIAWGYWDSSYDRTSDFSTLLTLSTFLISYANSCLNPLLYAFLSRNFQKGTRELFACYGKTRKRGSSIALTMGCTGGDAPTRRDNAPNANLPRSSFGRTSSDQYGA, from the exons ATGGCCGATTTCTGCGTCGGTATCTTTTGCGTGTACCAAACCCTGACCAACTATTTGACGAACAGCTGGCTACTCGGCGACTTTCTTTGCAAAGTTTACATGTTCGTTCACGCGCTCTCCTACACAGCGAGCATATTGATCTTGGTGGTAGTCTGCGTGGAGCGTTATTTGGCCATCGTTTACCCGATCAAATGCAGATCCGTGCTCACAAGGCGTCGACTGCGACTCGTGATAGGAGTCGTTTGGGTCGTGGCAGCGATCTACGCTTCACCCAGGTTCTTCTACGTGGAAACCATGAAAAATCGCTTAATCTCCGGCGACGTGGATATCATCTGCTTGGCTAACATCAGGAAACACAACAAGGCTCTCCTGGACGCGGTGAACCTCGTGTTTCTTTACCTCGTTCCGCTCGCGCTCATGTGTTGCTTGTATTCGAGGTTGGCGATAGGCTTGTGGAGAAGCAGCACCGCTATCGACGACACAGATTCGACGGACAAAACTGGAAAGGGTAAAACGCGTCGCGTTCACGCCTCCAGCAGAAACGTCCTACGAGCCAGACGAGGCGTCATCAG AATGTTGATCGCCGTGGTGACGACTTTCGCCATCTGCAACTTGCCGCAACAAGCAAGAATCGcttggggatattgggactcGAGTTACGATCGTACCTCGGACTTTAGCACTCTTCTAACTCTGTCGACTTTCCTGATTTCCTATGCAAACTCTTGCCTGAATCCTCTGCTGTACGCTTTCCTGTCCCGTAATTTTCAAAAAGGAACGAGGGAACTTTTCGCCTGTTACGGAAAAACGAGAAAACGCGGAAGTTCCATCGCTTTGACAATGGGATGTACCGGAGGAGACGCACCGACGCGTCGCGACAATGCTCCGAACGCTAATCTTCCTCGCAGTTCTTTTGGTCGGACTAGTTCTGACCAATATGGTGCATGA